A section of the Hydrogenothermus marinus genome encodes:
- the lepA gene encoding translation elongation factor 4: MSERLKKIRNFSIIAHVDHGKSTLADRLMEFCNAITEREKEDQLLDTLEIEKERGITIKLQAIRLNYKAKDGENYILHLIDTPGHVDFGYEVSRSLTACEGALLLIDATQGIEAQTLATFWQALNLDLEIIPVINKIDLPSADVDRIKRQIEDVLGLDPEEAILASGKAGIGIEEILEAIVKKIPHPKGDESKPLKALIFDSYYDPYRGAVAFIRVFDGEIKKGTKIRLMSTGKEFEVTEVGAQMPKMTALDSLKAGDVGYVAASIKDVKDIRVGDTITDAKNPTPEPIPGFRPAKPMVYAGLYPTGSTTFEDMRDALEKYSINDAALTYEVESSPALGLGFRCGFLGLLHMEIVQERLEREYDIELITTAPNVIYKVKLKTGEEIEVRNPSQLPDISKIQAILEPYIEADIISPSEYIGAIMQLVQEKRGIQKGFDYLDKNTAHLRYEIPMAEVLFDFHDKLKTATRGYASFDYDFIGYKEGDLVKIDIKINGEPVDALSFIVHKDKAYRVGRNIVDKMKEVIPKQLFEVRIQATIGSKVIASAKIAPLRRDVLAKCYGGDVTRKKKLLEKQKEGKKRMKQFGKVELPQEAFLSILKAD; encoded by the coding sequence ACTCTTGCAGATAGATTAATGGAATTTTGTAATGCAATTACCGAAAGAGAAAAAGAAGACCAACTTCTTGATACTTTAGAAATAGAAAAAGAAAGAGGAATTACAATAAAACTTCAAGCTATAAGATTAAACTATAAAGCTAAAGATGGTGAAAACTATATATTACATCTTATAGATACACCGGGGCATGTTGATTTTGGATATGAAGTTTCACGTTCTCTTACTGCTTGTGAAGGAGCATTACTTTTAATAGATGCAACTCAAGGAATAGAAGCTCAAACTTTGGCTACATTTTGGCAGGCTTTAAATTTAGATTTAGAGATAATACCTGTAATTAATAAAATAGATTTACCTTCTGCAGATGTAGATAGAATTAAAAGACAGATAGAAGATGTTTTAGGTTTAGATCCAGAAGAAGCAATATTAGCATCTGGTAAAGCAGGGATTGGTATAGAAGAAATTCTGGAAGCAATTGTTAAAAAAATTCCCCATCCAAAAGGAGATGAAAGTAAACCATTAAAAGCTTTAATTTTTGATTCTTATTATGATCCATATAGAGGAGCAGTTGCATTTATAAGGGTTTTTGATGGAGAAATTAAAAAAGGCACAAAGATAAGATTAATGTCAACAGGCAAAGAGTTTGAAGTTACAGAAGTAGGAGCACAAATGCCAAAAATGACTGCATTAGATTCTTTAAAAGCAGGCGATGTTGGATATGTTGCTGCATCTATAAAAGATGTGAAAGATATTAGAGTTGGAGATACAATTACAGATGCTAAAAATCCAACACCTGAGCCAATTCCCGGATTTAGACCAGCAAAACCTATGGTATATGCAGGACTTTATCCTACAGGCTCAACAACTTTTGAAGATATGAGAGATGCCCTTGAAAAATACTCAATAAATGATGCTGCATTAACTTATGAAGTTGAAAGCTCACCAGCTTTAGGACTTGGATTTAGATGTGGATTTTTAGGACTTCTTCATATGGAAATAGTACAAGAAAGACTTGAAAGAGAATATGATATAGAGCTTATAACTACTGCTCCAAATGTTATTTATAAAGTAAAACTAAAAACAGGAGAAGAAATAGAAGTAAGAAATCCTTCTCAACTTCCAGACATATCTAAAATACAAGCTATATTAGAGCCTTATATAGAGGCAGATATAATATCTCCTTCTGAATATATTGGAGCTATTATGCAACTTGTTCAAGAAAAAAGAGGTATTCAAAAAGGCTTTGATTATTTAGATAAAAATACAGCCCATTTAAGATATGAAATACCTATGGCAGAAGTTTTATTTGATTTTCATGATAAACTAAAAACTGCTACAAGAGGATATGCATCATTTGATTATGATTTTATTGGATATAAAGAAGGAGATTTGGTAAAGATTGATATAAAAATAAATGGAGAACCTGTAGATGCTCTTTCTTTTATAGTTCATAAAGATAAAGCTTATAGAGTAGGTAGAAATATAGTAGATAAAATGAAAGAAGTTATACCAAAACAACTTTTTGAAGTTAGAATTCAAGCAACAATTGGTTCAAAAGTAATAGCATCTGCCAAAATAGCACCTTTAAGAAGAGATGTTCTTGCAAAATGTTATGGTGGTGATGTAACAAGAAAGAAAAAACTTCTTGAAAAGCAGAAAGAAGGTAAAAAAAGAATGAAACAATTTGGAAAGGTAGAACTTCCTCAAGAAGCATTTTTAAGTATATTAAAAGCAGACTAA
- a CDS encoding biotin--[acetyl-CoA-carboxylase] ligase, giving the protein MDNIDKKIIQLTKEKTISGETLSSFFGISRTAIWKRIKKLEKLGYKFSHLKEGYKLILTSPYLLETEIKPFIKTRLIGKEYIFFEEIDSTNIYAKENNLNEGTVIVAETQTKGKGRKGRKWISTKGKGLYFSTVLKPEININQLLRFSLIFPYSVYETIKQENLTPKIKWPNDIYLSNRKVSGILMETDIEGSEIKKLVVGIGINVNHNIEDLNEIKDIATSLFLEKGQNIDRKRFFIRLLQNIEKNYFQFLENKLNPIEKVEENLLWKDEEVKILDGNKEIKGILKGLDNQGGIILQIGNNLESFYSGDLSLRKT; this is encoded by the coding sequence ATGGATAATATTGATAAAAAGATAATTCAGTTAACAAAGGAAAAAACTATTTCAGGAGAAACCCTTTCCTCTTTTTTTGGAATTTCAAGAACTGCCATTTGGAAAAGAATAAAAAAATTAGAAAAATTAGGATATAAATTTTCCCATTTAAAAGAAGGATATAAACTTATTTTAACCTCTCCATATCTTTTAGAAACTGAAATAAAACCATTTATAAAAACAAGATTAATAGGAAAAGAATATATATTCTTTGAAGAAATAGATTCAACAAATATTTATGCAAAAGAAAATAATCTAAATGAAGGAACAGTTATAGTTGCTGAAACTCAAACAAAAGGAAAAGGTAGAAAAGGAAGAAAATGGATATCTACTAAAGGAAAAGGATTATATTTTTCTACTGTTTTAAAACCAGAAATTAATATAAATCAGCTTTTAAGATTTTCTTTAATTTTTCCATATTCAGTATATGAAACTATAAAGCAAGAGAATTTAACTCCTAAAATAAAGTGGCCAAATGATATTTATCTAAGCAATAGAAAAGTTTCAGGAATTTTAATGGAAACTGATATAGAAGGCTCAGAAATAAAAAAATTAGTAGTTGGAATAGGTATAAATGTAAATCATAATATAGAAGATTTAAACGAGATAAAAGATATTGCAACTTCTTTATTTTTAGAAAAAGGACAAAATATAGATAGAAAAAGATTTTTTATAAGACTATTACAAAACATAGAAAAAAATTATTTCCAATTTTTGGAAAATAAATTAAATCCTATAGAAAAAGTAGAAGAAAATCTACTTTGGAAAGATGAAGAAGTAAAAATATTAGATGGAAATAAAGAGATAAAAGGAATTTTAAAAGGATTAGATAACCAAGGAGGAATAATCCTTCAAATAGGAAATAATTTAGAAAGTTTTTATTCAGGAGATTTATCTTTAAGGAAAACTTAA